The genomic window GAGGAGCTTAGCACAAACCTTGTGAAGTTGAATGAAGAGAACATAACGGATGCCCTCAATGCCAGATTCAAAAACAGAGTTAAGAGGGTTTATATGACAAAGAGCCTTGGTCTTGATGGTATGAGAATCAAGGTGAAGGTGGTGGAGAGGAAACCGGTGGCAAAACTAAAGTTCGGGCAGAATTATCTCCTCATAGATAAGGAAGGTTCTCTCTTCCCACCCCTTGAAGGGGAAGATAAAGGGCTCATTGAGATTCAGGCATACGATATGGATTTGCTTAAAGCTCACTTTGAGAAGCTCTACAGTGAGGTAATATCTATGAACCTGCCGATAAAACATATATACATAAGGCGAGACAGTGTCATTCTGAACTTGGTTTCAAAGCAGATTATACTCCCACCTCTTGAACTCTTGCCCGATAACATATCTGGCCGCCTGAAAATGATTTATAATTTTCAAGAGGAAACAGTTGATTTAAGGTATGGCAGGTTTATCTTAGTAAGAAATTGAGGTGGGATGAAAACGGTTGCTTCAATAGACATAGGGACTGACAAGATTGTCGCCCTCATAGGGGAGGTTGACACTTACGGAGACCTTCATATAGTGGGCGTAGGGGA from Hydrogenivirga caldilitoris includes these protein-coding regions:
- a CDS encoding cell division protein FtsQ/DivIB → MKKKHNAKRKAQKLFSLILFTSWISFMAFAGFFAPSFLAQLPFFKVKQIELNGNEKISFEEIKSIVEELSTNLVKLNEENITDALNARFKNRVKRVYMTKSLGLDGMRIKVKVVERKPVAKLKFGQNYLLIDKEGSLFPPLEGEDKGLIEIQAYDMDLLKAHFEKLYSEVISMNLPIKHIYIRRDSVILNLVSKQIILPPLELLPDNISGRLKMIYNFQEETVDLRYGRFILVRN